Proteins encoded together in one uncultured Desulfosarcina sp. window:
- a CDS encoding substrate-binding domain-containing protein, with product MFKKVIKGIAIGAAVLGMFAGQSIAADYEINIYGASAQHKFWLNLAPDFLTNVAGCDTNSITQTAVNSKHGMAYGENCNTYGTGTSVLIRYSSQASYAGINAVSVGGSKSMCAEDANHECTSLTSVQVNLGASDVAGTSFKTGTAGYVDGDQDTDEIWEEFNSLKLGFPTASTIANLQEFNPIVVPFGFLVNNKATEYRCAKPAPTEDTTVNDKAYDKYGWSCVPNSNYVCSDANYTNQEDCEANDATWDLVSDNAPRGASGVSTHCIGYYKCLNGACNGGLNSGTPHCSNSAYTDEETCELNEETWYDGTCTVAQDCPDVELADTYCKEVPVNNLTQTMAQRIFSGSVNNWSAFGPSYTSCPIMRCMRHSGSGTHATMNLAVMDGQTLVSDSDGETTWHYESSSDLTKCVTNFDCAVGYVDADKLLTFSGVGDVEGAHIAKYNGVEPTRANIVNGTYEFWAAQHVYYRDQDFASGTVYKDILDDMIDYSSNSANLTTATLGNAAYFWAAQEEMTVGRAGDGEAIK from the coding sequence ATGTTTAAGAAAGTAATTAAAGGGATCGCCATCGGCGCCGCCGTACTGGGCATGTTTGCCGGCCAGTCTATCGCGGCCGATTACGAAATCAACATCTACGGCGCTTCGGCCCAGCACAAGTTCTGGCTGAACCTCGCTCCGGATTTTCTTACCAACGTGGCAGGCTGTGATACTAATTCGATTACGCAGACTGCGGTCAACAGCAAGCACGGCATGGCCTACGGCGAGAATTGCAATACCTACGGCACCGGTACTAGCGTTCTCATCCGGTACTCCTCCCAGGCATCCTATGCCGGTATCAATGCCGTTTCCGTCGGAGGCAGCAAATCCATGTGCGCAGAGGATGCAAACCACGAGTGTACCTCCCTGACTTCCGTGCAGGTCAACCTGGGTGCCTCTGACGTCGCGGGAACCTCCTTCAAGACTGGAACAGCGGGTTATGTGGATGGTGACCAGGACACCGATGAAATCTGGGAAGAATTCAACTCTCTTAAGCTCGGTTTCCCCACTGCCAGCACCATTGCCAACCTTCAGGAATTCAACCCCATCGTCGTTCCCTTTGGTTTCCTGGTCAACAACAAGGCTACCGAGTACCGTTGCGCCAAACCGGCACCTACCGAAGACACGACGGTCAACGACAAGGCCTACGACAAGTACGGCTGGTCCTGTGTACCGAACAGCAACTACGTCTGTTCAGACGCAAATTACACCAACCAGGAAGATTGTGAAGCAAACGATGCAACCTGGGATCTTGTAAGTGATAATGCGCCCCGTGGCGCCTCCGGGGTATCCACCCATTGTATCGGCTACTATAAATGCCTTAACGGTGCTTGTAACGGCGGTCTCAACAGCGGCACCCCTCATTGTTCCAATTCGGCATACACGGATGAGGAAACTTGTGAATTGAATGAAGAAACTTGGTACGACGGAACTTGTACTGTCGCCCAGGACTGCCCGGACGTGGAACTGGCTGACACTTACTGTAAGGAAGTCCCGGTCAACAACCTGACCCAGACCATGGCTCAGCGCATCTTTTCCGGTAGTGTAAACAACTGGTCGGCTTTCGGACCGTCCTACACCTCTTGTCCCATTATGCGGTGCATGCGTCATTCCGGTTCAGGTACCCATGCTACCATGAACCTGGCTGTCATGGACGGGCAAACCCTTGTCTCGGATAGCGATGGAGAAACCACCTGGCATTATGAAAGTTCCTCCGACCTGACCAAATGCGTCACCAACTTCGATTGTGCAGTGGGCTACGTGGATGCCGATAAATTGTTGACCTTCAGCGGTGTCGGGGATGTGGAAGGCGCTCACATTGCCAAATACAACGGCGTTGAGCCTACTCGCGCCAACATCGTCAACGGAACCTACGAGTTCTGGGCCGCCCAGCATGTTTACTACCGGGATCAGGATTTCGCTAGTGGCACCGTCTATAAAGACATTCTTGACGACATGATCGACTATTCCAGCAATTCTGCCAACCTGACCACCGCTACCCTGGGCAACGCCGCTTATTTCTGGGCTGCACAGGAAGAGATGACTGTCGGACGTGCCGGAGATGGCGAAGCGATCAAATAG
- a CDS encoding VPLPA-CTERM sorting domain-containing protein has product MGLERFEIARPPKENQVRLYLMEEKNEMKKLFTIVLGLCMVLGVAANASASYTSGTFYAAFTDYTNEYSVSLIDVYADGWSETTVNTGITLDTFSSATTWAEVDLAAAGYKSVNLSTKTYYYGLSAEPVLNLTYSSAPAGSVSYIYNNSTAVDGQVYQESSEVFIDNIDEDQSYFTGVSVIDLSAFDLDTDAIITLSLYTIGTTDKWKSATAVDSGYDLVITLVNGALVTSITAAAVPVPAAVWLLGSGLLGLIGIRRRNA; this is encoded by the coding sequence ATGGGTCTCGAACGGTTCGAGATTGCCAGGCCGCCTAAGGAAAACCAAGTCAGACTTTATCTTATGGAGGAAAAAAACGAAATGAAAAAGCTTTTTACAATTGTTCTTGGACTCTGCATGGTTTTAGGCGTGGCTGCAAATGCAAGTGCCAGCTATACCTCTGGCACATTCTATGCCGCTTTCACCGATTATACGAATGAATATTCTGTCAGCCTTATTGACGTGTATGCCGATGGCTGGAGTGAAACGACTGTTAACACGGGGATAACGCTAGATACATTTTCTAGCGCCACAACATGGGCTGAAGTTGATTTGGCAGCTGCCGGATACAAATCTGTCAATCTTTCAACCAAGACCTATTACTACGGACTTAGTGCGGAACCGGTACTTAACCTGACGTATTCGAGTGCACCCGCGGGATCGGTGTCATACATTTACAACAACAGCACGGCAGTTGACGGTCAGGTTTACCAAGAGTCCAGCGAAGTATTTATCGATAACATTGACGAAGATCAGTCGTATTTCACTGGGGTTAGCGTTATTGATTTGAGTGCCTTCGACTTAGACACGGATGCGATTATCACCCTAAGCCTTTACACCATTGGAACAACTGACAAATGGAAGAGCGCAACGGCAGTCGATAGCGGATACGACCTGGTTATCACCCTTGTTAACGGTGCGCTTGTTACATCCATTACCGCTGCCGCCGTTCCGGTTCCTGCCGCGGTGTGGCTGCTGGGCTCCGGACTGCTGGGACTGATCGGCATTCGCCGCCGCAACGCCTAA
- a CDS encoding tyrosine-type recombinase/integrase — MNKGGNPNHPKKGTTIKVDPIKKVKDIKAIKKLLHDKPRDLCLFTLGINTNLRASDLLRITAGMVRGLKAGDELAIKEKKTGKHRRITLNKAATEAIQGLLQSRDYQDDDPIFIGQRGPLTVPSINRLVKGWCRSINLKGNYGSHTLRKSFGYHQRTTFGVGIPELMVAFNHSSQRETLEYLCIQPEEVRSIYMNEL; from the coding sequence GTGAACAAAGGCGGGAACCCGAATCACCCAAAGAAGGGAACCACCATCAAGGTCGATCCCATCAAGAAGGTAAAAGATATCAAGGCTATCAAGAAGCTACTCCACGACAAACCCCGTGACCTGTGCCTGTTCACCCTCGGCATTAATACCAACCTGAGGGCATCGGACTTGCTGCGGATTACCGCTGGAATGGTGAGAGGTCTAAAGGCAGGTGACGAGCTGGCAATCAAGGAAAAGAAGACAGGGAAGCATCGAAGGATTACCCTGAACAAAGCAGCCACAGAAGCTATTCAGGGACTTCTCCAGAGCCGTGACTATCAGGATGACGACCCCATTTTCATTGGTCAGAGAGGCCCTCTGACGGTTCCTTCCATCAATCGGCTGGTGAAGGGATGGTGTCGGTCAATCAACCTGAAAGGGAACTACGGGAGCCACACCTTGAGGAAGAGCTTCGGGTACCACCAGCGCACAACCTTTGGTGTCGGCATCCCTGAGCTGATGGTGGCCTTCAATCACAGCAGCCAGCGTGAGACCTTGGAGTATCTATGCATTCAACCTGAAGAGGTACGGTCGATCTACATGAATGAGCTGTGA
- a CDS encoding transposase, whose translation MAAKRTTKVVKVPVRIADEDESIRLLKYRALDKVMYEARYLGNMAIRYAIAFNLKDVRDEFEKDDENSIPLDTRIYRILTRERKHLAAGTVATLGRNFAGKLFRNANKDAWAGRKSLPTYRSLFVPFRHQGSKINPIKVDGVDQFVIEPSGFTGKWLSKELITEVSDGEDIKLSKDDLKLSLTSTFSWKDKGASEVVSRIVSGDYKMSDSQIQKNKKGLMVYLTYSFVPEQLKLDPKKVCGVDLGAVVPAVCAVNFGPQRRYIGDGGDVWAARSKFRAQRRRSQRRLGMYSKTIRWKRSDKEDKWIHTYYHTATRQVIKFCLQHQCGTIHVEDLSKLRQKDMESEFKRLLWIPSKFNELLDYKAKEEGIEIVKVNPRNTSRRCSKCGHIAKENRKSQSQFVCEVCGNGKKPVNADYNAARNLALAEGNVIKEGYIPSQNQEQTA comes from the coding sequence ATGGCAGCTAAACGCACTACCAAGGTCGTCAAAGTTCCTGTTCGCATTGCTGATGAGGATGAGTCCATTCGGTTGCTAAAGTATCGCGCCTTGGACAAGGTAATGTATGAGGCCAGATATCTTGGCAATATGGCAATTCGATATGCCATCGCATTCAACCTGAAGGATGTGAGAGACGAATTTGAAAAGGATGATGAGAACTCAATCCCACTTGATACGAGAATTTACAGGATACTGACAAGGGAACGTAAGCACCTTGCTGCTGGTACTGTTGCAACCTTGGGAAGGAACTTTGCCGGTAAGCTCTTCAGGAACGCCAATAAGGACGCATGGGCTGGTCGTAAAAGCCTTCCTACGTATCGGTCGCTGTTCGTCCCGTTCAGGCACCAAGGATCGAAAATCAATCCCATAAAGGTTGATGGTGTCGACCAGTTCGTTATCGAACCTTCTGGATTCACAGGTAAGTGGTTGTCCAAGGAACTCATCACGGAGGTCAGTGATGGTGAGGACATCAAGCTCAGTAAGGATGACCTCAAGCTATCTCTGACCTCAACCTTTTCATGGAAAGACAAGGGCGCATCGGAGGTCGTCAGTCGTATTGTCTCTGGTGATTACAAGATGAGCGACAGCCAAATCCAGAAGAACAAGAAGGGACTAATGGTTTACCTGACATATAGTTTTGTCCCTGAACAGTTGAAGCTCGATCCTAAAAAGGTTTGTGGGGTCGACTTAGGAGCAGTCGTTCCTGCTGTTTGTGCTGTCAATTTCGGTCCTCAGAGGCGATACATCGGTGATGGTGGTGACGTGTGGGCAGCCAGATCCAAGTTCAGAGCGCAGAGAAGGAGGTCTCAACGGCGGCTTGGAATGTACTCCAAGACCATTAGATGGAAGCGCTCTGACAAAGAAGATAAATGGATTCACACTTACTACCATACAGCGACGAGACAGGTCATCAAGTTTTGTCTCCAGCACCAGTGTGGAACCATCCACGTTGAAGACCTATCTAAGCTCAGGCAGAAAGACATGGAAAGTGAGTTTAAAAGGCTTCTGTGGATTCCAAGCAAGTTTAACGAGCTACTCGACTACAAAGCTAAGGAAGAAGGAATAGAAATCGTAAAGGTTAACCCAAGGAACACGAGCCGACGTTGCAGTAAATGTGGCCACATAGCTAAAGAAAATCGCAAGTCACAGTCACAGTTCGTCTGTGAGGTCTGTGGCAATGGCAAGAAGCCCGTCAACGCTGATTATAACGCAGCTCGTAACCTTGCACTCGCTGAAGGGAATGTGATAAAAGAAGGATACATTCCGAGTCAGAATCAAGAACAGACAGCATAG
- a CDS encoding lysophospholipid acyltransferase family protein, which translates to MIQDRPQSMQSHQPLINLGPRCNHLISEKLVSLPIRAIERLLAVDAVNRWYADLIACDSLDAPFTKILNVRDISYLLSADDLAKIPRQGPLVVVANHPFGGLEGIILGDLLQRVRPDTKVLGNYLLEKIEPIKDSVIPVDPFGRKSSVSSNARAFRTCLKWLRAGNCLVVFPSGEVSHYNYTQRRIIDPPWSEHVAALARMSGAAVLPVYFPGRNSVLFNLMGMIHPRLRTAMLGRELVARQGARIRFFIGRPIAQNQMQTHDNDRDLIRWLRFKTYFLANRSDRGSLPEKLIGKIPRRKTIRQVHEPIKPVDRTLLAAEVAALPEENCLLRHKHMAVLVADSEQIPHLMREIGRLREVTFREVGEGTGNAMDVDLFDSYYRHLILWNTEASEIVGAYRMGDTRAILDQHGRKGLYTHSLFHLKSELLRYLENSLELGRSFIRSEYQRQPNCLALLWKGIGAYLVRHPQYRILFGPVSISNNYHRVSRNIMVRFLQRSCTVKELSAYVRPRTPLRQWPSRDMHRIARHLSGGSIDDVSMMVSEIEDDGKRVPVLIKHYLKLNGQFIAFNVDRDFADVVDGLVVVDLLQTDTKLLYRFMGVDGCRFYREKWEAGIAKQMS; encoded by the coding sequence ATGATTCAAGACAGGCCTCAATCCATGCAGTCCCACCAACCGCTCATCAACCTCGGTCCTCGTTGCAACCATTTGATCTCGGAAAAACTGGTTTCCTTGCCGATCCGGGCGATAGAGCGCCTGCTTGCCGTCGATGCGGTCAACCGCTGGTACGCCGATCTGATTGCCTGCGATTCGCTGGATGCACCCTTTACCAAAATTCTCAACGTGCGCGACATATCCTATTTGCTTTCTGCCGACGATTTGGCCAAAATTCCGCGTCAAGGCCCGCTGGTTGTGGTAGCCAACCATCCCTTTGGGGGGCTGGAGGGCATCATTCTGGGCGATCTTCTCCAACGGGTTCGCCCGGACACCAAGGTCCTGGGCAACTACCTTTTGGAGAAAATTGAACCCATCAAGGATTCCGTCATCCCGGTGGATCCCTTTGGCCGAAAATCTTCTGTCTCGTCCAATGCCAGGGCCTTCAGGACCTGCTTGAAATGGCTGAGAGCGGGCAACTGCCTGGTGGTCTTTCCCTCCGGCGAGGTTTCCCATTACAACTACACGCAACGCCGGATCATCGATCCGCCCTGGAGCGAGCACGTGGCTGCCTTGGCACGCATGAGCGGCGCTGCGGTACTGCCCGTATATTTTCCGGGGCGCAACAGCGTCCTGTTCAACCTCATGGGCATGATTCACCCCCGTTTGCGAACGGCCATGCTGGGCCGGGAACTGGTGGCCAGACAGGGCGCTCGGATCCGTTTTTTCATCGGCCGTCCCATTGCCCAAAACCAGATGCAGACCCATGACAACGACCGTGACCTGATCCGCTGGCTGCGGTTTAAAACCTATTTCCTGGCCAACCGGTCGGACCGAGGCAGTCTTCCAGAAAAGCTGATCGGGAAAATCCCCAGACGCAAAACCATTCGCCAGGTCCATGAACCGATCAAACCGGTGGACCGCACCCTGCTGGCGGCCGAGGTGGCCGCCCTACCCGAAGAAAACTGTCTGTTGCGCCACAAACACATGGCGGTCCTCGTGGCCGACAGCGAGCAGATTCCTCACCTGATGCGGGAAATCGGCCGACTGCGCGAAGTCACCTTTCGGGAGGTGGGCGAAGGCACCGGCAACGCCATGGACGTCGATCTTTTCGACAGCTACTACCGCCACCTCATCCTATGGAATACCGAAGCATCGGAAATTGTTGGCGCCTACCGCATGGGCGATACCCGCGCCATACTCGATCAGCACGGCCGCAAAGGCCTCTACACCCACTCCCTTTTCCACCTTAAATCCGAACTGCTGCGATACCTGGAAAACTCACTCGAGTTGGGCCGTTCCTTCATCCGCTCCGAATACCAGCGCCAGCCCAATTGCCTGGCCCTGTTGTGGAAAGGAATCGGCGCTTATCTGGTGCGCCACCCCCAGTACCGCATCCTTTTCGGGCCGGTAAGCATCAGCAACAACTACCACCGCGTGTCCAGGAACATCATGGTCCGGTTCCTCCAGCGAAGCTGCACGGTAAAAGAACTCTCCGCCTACGTCCGTCCGCGCACGCCCCTGCGGCAATGGCCCAGCCGTGACATGCACCGCATCGCCAGGCATCTGTCCGGCGGATCCATCGACGACGTCTCCATGATGGTGTCCGAGATCGAAGACGACGGCAAGCGGGTGCCGGTGCTGATCAAGCATTACCTCAAACTCAACGGCCAGTTTATCGCCTTCAATGTGGATCGTGATTTTGCCGATGTCGTTGACGGTCTGGTGGTGGTCGACCTGTTGCAGACGGACACCAAATTGCTGTATCGTTTCATGGGGGTGGATGGATGCCGGTTCTACCGGGAGAAATGGGAGGCAGGAATCGCAAAGCAGATGAGCTGA
- a CDS encoding AAA family ATPase: MFERLFKDPKQSYFLFGPRGTGKSTWVKQCHPQALYIDLLSPEAMRRYSATPEHLNRLIDAEQHLRTVIIDEIQKVPLLLDVVHQLIEEKPALQFILTGSSARKLKRSGVDLLAGRALNKALHPFMAVELGDRFTLDSALKIGMLPLVLDAINPQETLQSYIGLYLKEEVQTEGLVRRIGDFGRFIEAASFSHGAALNISEVARECQVQRKTVEGYFGILEDLLLSFRLPVFTRRARRQLRTHPKFYFFDAGVFRSIRPSGPLDAPQEIDGAALEGLVAQHLWAWCAYREAPARLFYWRTRAGVEVDFVVYGQDSFYAIEVKNAAKVRLNMINGLRAFRQEYPEAECCLLYRGQEKLLIDNVCCLPIADFLSNLHPDRPLPSCQ; encoded by the coding sequence ATGTTTGAACGATTATTCAAGGACCCTAAACAGAGCTATTTTCTATTTGGCCCTCGGGGAACGGGGAAATCGACATGGGTTAAGCAGTGCCACCCACAGGCCCTGTATATCGACTTGCTCTCTCCGGAAGCCATGCGACGATACAGCGCAACACCTGAACACCTGAACCGGCTTATAGACGCCGAACAGCATTTACGCACGGTTATCATAGACGAAATCCAGAAAGTCCCTCTTTTGCTGGACGTCGTCCATCAACTCATCGAAGAAAAACCAGCACTTCAATTCATTCTCACCGGTTCCAGTGCCCGCAAACTCAAACGCAGCGGAGTTGATTTGTTGGCCGGTCGCGCGCTGAATAAGGCATTGCATCCGTTCATGGCCGTTGAGTTGGGTGATCGATTCACCCTGGATAGCGCCTTGAAAATAGGTATGCTGCCATTGGTGCTGGATGCCATCAACCCTCAAGAAACATTGCAAAGCTATATCGGATTATATCTGAAGGAAGAAGTTCAGACAGAAGGCCTGGTTCGCCGAATTGGCGATTTCGGCCGTTTCATCGAAGCGGCCAGTTTTTCCCACGGCGCCGCACTAAACATCAGTGAGGTGGCAAGGGAATGCCAGGTACAGCGGAAAACCGTAGAAGGATATTTCGGTATTTTAGAGGATTTGTTGCTTTCTTTCCGTTTACCGGTATTCACGCGCCGAGCCAGACGTCAATTGCGAACGCATCCTAAATTCTATTTTTTTGACGCAGGCGTTTTCCGGTCCATTCGGCCTTCAGGGCCATTGGACGCTCCCCAGGAAATAGATGGCGCTGCCTTGGAGGGACTGGTTGCCCAACATCTGTGGGCCTGGTGTGCTTATCGGGAAGCGCCGGCCAGACTTTTTTACTGGCGCACACGCGCCGGAGTGGAAGTCGATTTTGTGGTTTACGGCCAGGATTCTTTTTATGCCATTGAAGTGAAGAATGCCGCCAAGGTAAGATTAAATATGATAAATGGGCTGCGCGCTTTTCGGCAGGAATATCCCGAGGCTGAATGCTGTCTTCTCTACAGGGGCCAGGAAAAGCTCTTGATTGATAATGTGTGCTGCCTGCCTATCGCGGATTTTCTATCCAACCTTCATCCGGATCGGCCGCTGCCGTCTTGTCAGTAG
- a CDS encoding DUF1566 domain-containing protein, whose translation MALILSLFLLSGCSGIGLRTENQESLETILASPAYWLPVQSFTKLDTSGQSLNKDAQTWSMVRDNTTGLIWEVKTEEKGIHYFKQKYDWQTAQTDFIGRLNQEKFGGYTDWRLPTAKELASIVDRTQFLPAIDTNYFPLTNTQNYWCAQTFAGDAAKVWTVHFCRGYVAPWDKTTPWFARAVHGPALPATNLVDNGDGTITDLTTGLMWQQKYKHSLTWSEALSYCENLKLAGHSDWRLPHVHELQTIIDYSRFNPSADGTLLAMKPLTGKNPAAIERAKLPIADPRLTFWSSTKYESSPERSIWVANFKKGSLARSVKTQSYAVRAVCRIDGRATMTNKTSFKVSE comes from the coding sequence TTGGCCTTGATCCTGTCTCTTTTCCTGCTCTCCGGATGCAGCGGCATCGGGTTACGAACTGAAAACCAGGAATCGCTCGAAACCATTCTTGCATCCCCGGCCTATTGGCTGCCCGTCCAATCCTTCACCAAACTCGATACCTCTGGCCAGTCCCTGAACAAAGACGCCCAAACCTGGTCCATGGTCCGCGACAACACAACCGGCCTTATCTGGGAGGTCAAGACCGAAGAAAAAGGGATCCACTATTTTAAACAAAAATACGACTGGCAAACGGCCCAAACAGATTTCATCGGCCGGTTGAACCAAGAAAAATTCGGCGGCTACACCGATTGGCGTCTGCCCACTGCGAAGGAACTCGCCTCCATTGTCGACCGCACACAGTTCCTGCCTGCCATCGACACCAACTACTTTCCGTTAACCAACACCCAGAATTACTGGTGCGCCCAAACCTTTGCCGGAGACGCGGCCAAGGTCTGGACGGTCCATTTCTGCCGCGGATATGTCGCACCATGGGACAAAACAACGCCGTGGTTCGCTCGCGCCGTTCATGGACCGGCCTTACCGGCGACGAACCTTGTGGATAATGGCGATGGCACGATCACCGACCTCACCACCGGTTTGATGTGGCAACAAAAATATAAACACTCGCTGACCTGGTCCGAAGCACTGAGCTATTGTGAAAATCTCAAACTGGCAGGGCATTCCGATTGGCGGCTTCCCCATGTACATGAACTGCAAACGATTATCGATTACAGCCGCTTCAACCCGTCCGCCGATGGTACGCTATTAGCAATGAAACCGCTTACAGGAAAGAATCCGGCCGCCATCGAGCGGGCAAAATTGCCCATAGCGGATCCGAGGCTAACATTTTGGAGTTCCACCAAATATGAAAGCAGTCCGGAAAGAAGCATTTGGGTCGCTAACTTTAAAAAAGGCAGCTTAGCTCGATCTGTAAAAACACAATCTTACGCGGTCAGGGCTGTTTGCCGAATCGATGGTAGGGCTACAATGACAAATAAAACGTCCTTTAAGGTCTCAGAGTAA
- a CDS encoding thioredoxin family protein, protein MKVRHAVRIGILSAVVFLCACSAQTPLTDTTKPTTEKVATTAAAVSTIDSDSPSQESPNVIESGDFVTANYNLRLKSGELIVTSSKALANDSEEKKAAWFFDPQEYGPEQFIAGKESQAPQLAQVVIGMHAGEKKTIPLPPSSGFGDVNDQLIKQYPIRKTIPRVVEMSAQEFASRFNSFPHVGQSVPLTPYYTSKVTAVGDKTVTLEANVEDGKTVDSGFGPTQLTISDQNVLMTLSPKIGAPFAVMGKRGSIVSVGEENFTVDYNHPGAGKMLALEVEVVDFEKASDFNSKALAWIEDHDAGYEAAAEEHKPMVLVLYASWCGWSKRLLNETIMDPRIQDHWDDFVWVKVDSDQEKAYHELYEQNGYPMIVLVSPEGEIIQKLDGFKDARALLQELDKCLEVEHTTG, encoded by the coding sequence ATGAAAGTTAGACATGCAGTTCGCATCGGAATACTATCCGCGGTCGTTTTTCTGTGCGCGTGTTCAGCCCAAACGCCATTGACCGATACAACAAAGCCGACAACCGAAAAGGTGGCGACAACGGCGGCCGCAGTCTCAACCATCGATTCCGACAGCCCTTCGCAGGAGAGTCCAAATGTCATTGAATCCGGCGATTTCGTAACCGCTAACTACAACCTGAGACTCAAATCTGGCGAACTGATCGTCACCTCCTCGAAAGCATTGGCCAATGATTCCGAGGAGAAAAAGGCCGCCTGGTTTTTCGATCCCCAAGAATATGGACCGGAGCAGTTTATTGCCGGCAAGGAATCGCAGGCGCCTCAATTGGCCCAAGTGGTGATCGGCATGCACGCGGGAGAGAAAAAGACCATTCCCCTGCCGCCATCCAGTGGATTCGGGGATGTAAATGATCAATTGATCAAGCAATATCCAATCCGGAAAACGATTCCCCGTGTGGTTGAAATGTCAGCCCAGGAGTTCGCATCCCGTTTCAATAGTTTCCCCCATGTTGGCCAGTCCGTCCCGCTGACGCCTTACTATACGTCCAAGGTGACCGCCGTTGGAGACAAAACGGTTACTCTTGAGGCGAACGTCGAAGATGGAAAGACCGTCGATTCCGGCTTCGGACCCACACAGCTAACAATCAGCGACCAAAATGTGCTCATGACCCTATCCCCGAAAATTGGAGCGCCTTTTGCCGTGATGGGAAAACGGGGAAGCATTGTTTCCGTTGGTGAGGAGAATTTCACGGTAGATTACAACCATCCGGGAGCCGGGAAAATGTTAGCTTTGGAGGTGGAGGTGGTTGATTTCGAAAAGGCATCCGATTTCAACAGCAAGGCGCTGGCTTGGATTGAGGACCATGACGCTGGTTACGAAGCCGCCGCCGAGGAGCACAAACCCATGGTGCTGGTCCTTTATGCCAGCTGGTGCGGCTGGAGCAAGCGGCTGCTGAACGAAACCATAATGGACCCCAGGATTCAGGATCACTGGGACGACTTCGTGTGGGTCAAGGTCGACAGCGACCAGGAGAAGGCTTACCACGAGCTGTATGAACAAAATGGCTATCCGATGATCGTTCTAGTCAGCCCCGAAGGAGAAATCATCCAGAAACTGGACGGCTTCAAGGATGCCCGTGCTTTGCTTCAGGAACTGGATAAGTGCCTGGAGGTCGAACATACGACCGGATGA